A genomic segment from Antedon mediterranea chromosome 6, ecAntMedi1.1, whole genome shotgun sequence encodes:
- the LOC140051754 gene encoding rho GTPase-activating protein 24-like isoform X5 encodes MTESRPFNHSSIIHQGWLKKQGGVIKTWQRRFFILVNDHLYYYQREDDQRHLGAIPLKGNKVFKHAHNPDDPNKFLFEISNGEGHTGRLAGNHDTFLLLASTQIDMDKWIQEIQRVMYAKVGRGVFGQSLLDIITNESTTSTKMIPSIVEQCVNYIVENGLLEEGIFRLPGRSSMIKTLQDSFDCGDKPDFDKQHVDIHTVASLLKLYLRELPEPVIPWAHYDDIMNGIKLFLQNSEKGKKELIKQLALLPRTNYNLLRYMCIFLHNVSLHEDKNKMTVQNIATVFGPNIIRPNTDSPASLMQSTSLSQQFVHLIIEKHKEMFPPNDMIDFNVNTAPALQKLVPIQPYRQTNIPVAPPRKKNPPTNVHLDLIKEVKANEDSYNTVAEGKLIDIDDGPVVKREKFKTRNPSVDEMFSVTQEVITSVDQMVISASSKSNGQYAKPNRNNSILIDDEAYIPRFSSYNDAITPHSNGIPPNYVHPVPERPPKPPQEINANIPDVAPVIDHTLTYEHLQQQVEMLKMELKRQKEEYEQKTTKMQMKYDALEIKYLNEESARRSADERNRHLLQRVNTFYAEYGPK; translated from the exons ATGACTGAAAGTCGCCCATTCAACCATTCAAGCATCATCCACCAGGGCTGGCTTAAGAAACAAGGAGGCGTGATCAAAACATGGCAAAGACGATTCTTTATCCTCGTAAATGATCACCTGTACTACTATCAACGAGAGGATGATCAACGGCATCTTGGAGCCATTCCACTGAAAGGAAACAAGGTCTTTAAACATGCGCATAATCCAGATGATCCCAACAAGTTTCTGTTCGAGATTTCAAACG GTGAGGGACACACCGGAAGGTTAGCGGGTAATCATGACACTTTCTTACTATTGGCGTCTACACAGATTGATATGGACAAATGGATCCAGGAGATACAGAGAGTTATGTATGCAAAAGTTGGCCGAG gTGTGTTTGGCCAAAGTCTACTGGACATTATAACCAATGAAAGTACAACGTCTACCAAGATGATACCATCAATAGTAGAGCAGTGTGTTAATTACATAGTAGAAAATGGACTCCTTGAAGAAGGCATATTCAG GTTGCCAGGTCGGTCAAGCATGATCAAAACACTGCAGGATTCATTTGATTGTGGAGATAAGCCAGATTTTGACAAACAACATGTTGATATACATACAGTCGCATCTCTATTAAAACTGTATCTACGTGAGTTACCGGAACCAGTTATACCGTGGGCACATTATGATGACATCATGAACGGTATTAAACTTTTCCTGCAGAATTCCGAAAAGGGCAAAAAAGAACTTATAAAGCAACTGGCTCTTTTGCCACGTACTAACTACAACCTTTTGCGGTACATGTGTATTTTTCTACATAACGTATCATTACatgaagataaaaataaaatgactgTCCAAAACATCGCTACAGTTTTCGGACCAAATATTATTCGGCCAAACACAGATAGTCCAGCATCGTTGATGCAGTCTACATCACTTAGTCAACAGTTTGTGCATTTAATTATAGAAAAACATAAAGAGATGTTCCCACCGAATGATATGATAGATTTTAATGTAAACACTGCTCCAGCTTTACAGAAATTGGTACCAATTCAACCATACCGTCAAACAAACATTCCCGTAGCGCCTCCACGAAAAAAGAACCCGCCCACAAACGTGCATTTAGACCTCATAAAAGAGGTAAAAGCCAACGAGGATAGCTACAACACTGTCGCTGAAGGTAAATTAATAGATATTGACGATGGACCTGTAGTGAAACGGGAGAAATTCAAAACGAGAAATCCTAGCGTTGATGAAATGTTTTCAGTTACCCAAGAGGTTATTACAAGTGTAGATCAAATGGTAATATCTGCATCATCAAAATCTAATGGTCAGTATGCTAAACCAAATCGTAACAACTCAATTCTTATCGATGATGAAGCATACATACCAAGGTTCTCTTCATACAACGATGCTATTACACCTCATTCAAATGGTATCCCGCCAAATTACGTTCACCCAGTGCCGGAACGGCCACCGAAACCGCCTCAGGAGATAAATGCGAATATTCCGGATGTAGCACCAGTGATTGATCACACCCTGACGTATGAACATCTTCAACAACAGGTAGAGATGTTGAAGATGGAATTAAAGAGACAAAAAGAAGAATATGAGCAGAAAACGACAAAAATGCAAATGAAATATGATGCATTGGAGATAAAATATTTGAATGAG GAATCTGCCAGAAGATCAGCGGATGAACGTAACCGACATCTTCTTCAAAGAGTGAATACATTCTATGCAGAATACGGTCCAAAATGA
- the LOC140051754 gene encoding uncharacterized protein isoform X1, which translates to MFLHDVHKPTTMRIHYPVQYRKKTFENFSVHNKLKQFFKPSPRPPALPPKDRQIVPPPLPRIRPKPPRIVHKTQVTARVSTKLSFAVQRHNMTESRPFNHSSIIHQGWLKKQGGVIKTWQRRFFILVNDHLYYYQREDDQRHLGAIPLKGNKVFKHAHNPDDPNKFLFEISNGEGHTGRLAGNHDTFLLLASTQIDMDKWIQEIQRVMYAKVGRGVFGQSLLDIITNESTTSTKMIPSIVEQCVNYIVENGLLEEGIFRLPGRSSMIKTLQDSFDCGDKPDFDKQHVDIHTVASLLKLYLRELPEPVIPWAHYDDIMNGIKLFLQNSEKGKKELIKQLALLPRTNYNLLRYMCIFLHNVSLHEDKNKMTVQNIATVFGPNIIRPNTDSPASLMQSTSLSQQFVHLIIEKHKEMFPPNDMIDFNVNTAPALQKLVPIQPYRQTNIPVAPPRKKNPPTNVHLDLIKEVKANEDSYNTVAEGKLIDIDDGPVVKREKFKTRNPSVDEMFSVTQEVITSVDQMVISASSKSNGQYAKPNRNNSILIDDEAYIPRFSSYNDAITPHSNGIPPNYVHPVPERPPKPPQEINANIPDVAPVIDHTLTYEHLQQQVEMLKMELKRQKEEYEQKTTKMQMKYDALEIKYLNEESARRSADERNRHLLQRVNTFYAEYGPK; encoded by the exons ATGTTCTTGCACGATGTGCATAAGCCGACTACGATGCGTATTCATTATCCTGTGCAATATCGCAAGAAAACATTTGAGAATTTCAGCGTGCACAATAAGTTAAAGCAGTTTTTTAAGCCATCGCCACGACCCCCTGCATTACCTCCAAAAGACAGACAAATCGTACCACCACCACTGCCAAGGATTCGGCCTAAGCCCCCTCGGATTGTACATAAAACTCAAGTCACTGCTAGAGTCAGCACAAAG CTTTCATTTGCAGTACAGAGACACAACATGACTGAAAGTCGCCCATTCAACCATTCAAGCATCATCCACCAGGGCTGGCTTAAGAAACAAGGAGGCGTGATCAAAACATGGCAAAGACGATTCTTTATCCTCGTAAATGATCACCTGTACTACTATCAACGAGAGGATGATCAACGGCATCTTGGAGCCATTCCACTGAAAGGAAACAAGGTCTTTAAACATGCGCATAATCCAGATGATCCCAACAAGTTTCTGTTCGAGATTTCAAACG GTGAGGGACACACCGGAAGGTTAGCGGGTAATCATGACACTTTCTTACTATTGGCGTCTACACAGATTGATATGGACAAATGGATCCAGGAGATACAGAGAGTTATGTATGCAAAAGTTGGCCGAG gTGTGTTTGGCCAAAGTCTACTGGACATTATAACCAATGAAAGTACAACGTCTACCAAGATGATACCATCAATAGTAGAGCAGTGTGTTAATTACATAGTAGAAAATGGACTCCTTGAAGAAGGCATATTCAG GTTGCCAGGTCGGTCAAGCATGATCAAAACACTGCAGGATTCATTTGATTGTGGAGATAAGCCAGATTTTGACAAACAACATGTTGATATACATACAGTCGCATCTCTATTAAAACTGTATCTACGTGAGTTACCGGAACCAGTTATACCGTGGGCACATTATGATGACATCATGAACGGTATTAAACTTTTCCTGCAGAATTCCGAAAAGGGCAAAAAAGAACTTATAAAGCAACTGGCTCTTTTGCCACGTACTAACTACAACCTTTTGCGGTACATGTGTATTTTTCTACATAACGTATCATTACatgaagataaaaataaaatgactgTCCAAAACATCGCTACAGTTTTCGGACCAAATATTATTCGGCCAAACACAGATAGTCCAGCATCGTTGATGCAGTCTACATCACTTAGTCAACAGTTTGTGCATTTAATTATAGAAAAACATAAAGAGATGTTCCCACCGAATGATATGATAGATTTTAATGTAAACACTGCTCCAGCTTTACAGAAATTGGTACCAATTCAACCATACCGTCAAACAAACATTCCCGTAGCGCCTCCACGAAAAAAGAACCCGCCCACAAACGTGCATTTAGACCTCATAAAAGAGGTAAAAGCCAACGAGGATAGCTACAACACTGTCGCTGAAGGTAAATTAATAGATATTGACGATGGACCTGTAGTGAAACGGGAGAAATTCAAAACGAGAAATCCTAGCGTTGATGAAATGTTTTCAGTTACCCAAGAGGTTATTACAAGTGTAGATCAAATGGTAATATCTGCATCATCAAAATCTAATGGTCAGTATGCTAAACCAAATCGTAACAACTCAATTCTTATCGATGATGAAGCATACATACCAAGGTTCTCTTCATACAACGATGCTATTACACCTCATTCAAATGGTATCCCGCCAAATTACGTTCACCCAGTGCCGGAACGGCCACCGAAACCGCCTCAGGAGATAAATGCGAATATTCCGGATGTAGCACCAGTGATTGATCACACCCTGACGTATGAACATCTTCAACAACAGGTAGAGATGTTGAAGATGGAATTAAAGAGACAAAAAGAAGAATATGAGCAGAAAACGACAAAAATGCAAATGAAATATGATGCATTGGAGATAAAATATTTGAATGAG GAATCTGCCAGAAGATCAGCGGATGAACGTAACCGACATCTTCTTCAAAGAGTGAATACATTCTATGCAGAATACGGTCCAAAATGA
- the LOC140051754 gene encoding rho GTPase-activating protein 24-like isoform X3 encodes MARPLIQFFNNLSFAVQRHNMTESRPFNHSSIIHQGWLKKQGGVIKTWQRRFFILVNDHLYYYQREDDQRHLGAIPLKGNKVFKHAHNPDDPNKFLFEISNGEGHTGRLAGNHDTFLLLASTQIDMDKWIQEIQRVMYAKVGRGVFGQSLLDIITNESTTSTKMIPSIVEQCVNYIVENGLLEEGIFRLPGRSSMIKTLQDSFDCGDKPDFDKQHVDIHTVASLLKLYLRELPEPVIPWAHYDDIMNGIKLFLQNSEKGKKELIKQLALLPRTNYNLLRYMCIFLHNVSLHEDKNKMTVQNIATVFGPNIIRPNTDSPASLMQSTSLSQQFVHLIIEKHKEMFPPNDMIDFNVNTAPALQKLVPIQPYRQTNIPVAPPRKKNPPTNVHLDLIKEVKANEDSYNTVAEGKLIDIDDGPVVKREKFKTRNPSVDEMFSVTQEVITSVDQMVISASSKSNGQYAKPNRNNSILIDDEAYIPRFSSYNDAITPHSNGIPPNYVHPVPERPPKPPQEINANIPDVAPVIDHTLTYEHLQQQVEMLKMELKRQKEEYEQKTTKMQMKYDALEIKYLNEESARRSADERNRHLLQRVNTFYAEYGPK; translated from the exons CTTTCATTTGCAGTACAGAGACACAACATGACTGAAAGTCGCCCATTCAACCATTCAAGCATCATCCACCAGGGCTGGCTTAAGAAACAAGGAGGCGTGATCAAAACATGGCAAAGACGATTCTTTATCCTCGTAAATGATCACCTGTACTACTATCAACGAGAGGATGATCAACGGCATCTTGGAGCCATTCCACTGAAAGGAAACAAGGTCTTTAAACATGCGCATAATCCAGATGATCCCAACAAGTTTCTGTTCGAGATTTCAAACG GTGAGGGACACACCGGAAGGTTAGCGGGTAATCATGACACTTTCTTACTATTGGCGTCTACACAGATTGATATGGACAAATGGATCCAGGAGATACAGAGAGTTATGTATGCAAAAGTTGGCCGAG gTGTGTTTGGCCAAAGTCTACTGGACATTATAACCAATGAAAGTACAACGTCTACCAAGATGATACCATCAATAGTAGAGCAGTGTGTTAATTACATAGTAGAAAATGGACTCCTTGAAGAAGGCATATTCAG GTTGCCAGGTCGGTCAAGCATGATCAAAACACTGCAGGATTCATTTGATTGTGGAGATAAGCCAGATTTTGACAAACAACATGTTGATATACATACAGTCGCATCTCTATTAAAACTGTATCTACGTGAGTTACCGGAACCAGTTATACCGTGGGCACATTATGATGACATCATGAACGGTATTAAACTTTTCCTGCAGAATTCCGAAAAGGGCAAAAAAGAACTTATAAAGCAACTGGCTCTTTTGCCACGTACTAACTACAACCTTTTGCGGTACATGTGTATTTTTCTACATAACGTATCATTACatgaagataaaaataaaatgactgTCCAAAACATCGCTACAGTTTTCGGACCAAATATTATTCGGCCAAACACAGATAGTCCAGCATCGTTGATGCAGTCTACATCACTTAGTCAACAGTTTGTGCATTTAATTATAGAAAAACATAAAGAGATGTTCCCACCGAATGATATGATAGATTTTAATGTAAACACTGCTCCAGCTTTACAGAAATTGGTACCAATTCAACCATACCGTCAAACAAACATTCCCGTAGCGCCTCCACGAAAAAAGAACCCGCCCACAAACGTGCATTTAGACCTCATAAAAGAGGTAAAAGCCAACGAGGATAGCTACAACACTGTCGCTGAAGGTAAATTAATAGATATTGACGATGGACCTGTAGTGAAACGGGAGAAATTCAAAACGAGAAATCCTAGCGTTGATGAAATGTTTTCAGTTACCCAAGAGGTTATTACAAGTGTAGATCAAATGGTAATATCTGCATCATCAAAATCTAATGGTCAGTATGCTAAACCAAATCGTAACAACTCAATTCTTATCGATGATGAAGCATACATACCAAGGTTCTCTTCATACAACGATGCTATTACACCTCATTCAAATGGTATCCCGCCAAATTACGTTCACCCAGTGCCGGAACGGCCACCGAAACCGCCTCAGGAGATAAATGCGAATATTCCGGATGTAGCACCAGTGATTGATCACACCCTGACGTATGAACATCTTCAACAACAGGTAGAGATGTTGAAGATGGAATTAAAGAGACAAAAAGAAGAATATGAGCAGAAAACGACAAAAATGCAAATGAAATATGATGCATTGGAGATAAAATATTTGAATGAG GAATCTGCCAGAAGATCAGCGGATGAACGTAACCGACATCTTCTTCAAAGAGTGAATACATTCTATGCAGAATACGGTCCAAAATGA
- the LOC140051754 gene encoding rho GTPase-activating protein 24-like isoform X4: MLIFQLSFAVQRHNMTESRPFNHSSIIHQGWLKKQGGVIKTWQRRFFILVNDHLYYYQREDDQRHLGAIPLKGNKVFKHAHNPDDPNKFLFEISNGEGHTGRLAGNHDTFLLLASTQIDMDKWIQEIQRVMYAKVGRGVFGQSLLDIITNESTTSTKMIPSIVEQCVNYIVENGLLEEGIFRLPGRSSMIKTLQDSFDCGDKPDFDKQHVDIHTVASLLKLYLRELPEPVIPWAHYDDIMNGIKLFLQNSEKGKKELIKQLALLPRTNYNLLRYMCIFLHNVSLHEDKNKMTVQNIATVFGPNIIRPNTDSPASLMQSTSLSQQFVHLIIEKHKEMFPPNDMIDFNVNTAPALQKLVPIQPYRQTNIPVAPPRKKNPPTNVHLDLIKEVKANEDSYNTVAEGKLIDIDDGPVVKREKFKTRNPSVDEMFSVTQEVITSVDQMVISASSKSNGQYAKPNRNNSILIDDEAYIPRFSSYNDAITPHSNGIPPNYVHPVPERPPKPPQEINANIPDVAPVIDHTLTYEHLQQQVEMLKMELKRQKEEYEQKTTKMQMKYDALEIKYLNEESARRSADERNRHLLQRVNTFYAEYGPK; encoded by the exons ATGTTAATTTTCCAG CTTTCATTTGCAGTACAGAGACACAACATGACTGAAAGTCGCCCATTCAACCATTCAAGCATCATCCACCAGGGCTGGCTTAAGAAACAAGGAGGCGTGATCAAAACATGGCAAAGACGATTCTTTATCCTCGTAAATGATCACCTGTACTACTATCAACGAGAGGATGATCAACGGCATCTTGGAGCCATTCCACTGAAAGGAAACAAGGTCTTTAAACATGCGCATAATCCAGATGATCCCAACAAGTTTCTGTTCGAGATTTCAAACG GTGAGGGACACACCGGAAGGTTAGCGGGTAATCATGACACTTTCTTACTATTGGCGTCTACACAGATTGATATGGACAAATGGATCCAGGAGATACAGAGAGTTATGTATGCAAAAGTTGGCCGAG gTGTGTTTGGCCAAAGTCTACTGGACATTATAACCAATGAAAGTACAACGTCTACCAAGATGATACCATCAATAGTAGAGCAGTGTGTTAATTACATAGTAGAAAATGGACTCCTTGAAGAAGGCATATTCAG GTTGCCAGGTCGGTCAAGCATGATCAAAACACTGCAGGATTCATTTGATTGTGGAGATAAGCCAGATTTTGACAAACAACATGTTGATATACATACAGTCGCATCTCTATTAAAACTGTATCTACGTGAGTTACCGGAACCAGTTATACCGTGGGCACATTATGATGACATCATGAACGGTATTAAACTTTTCCTGCAGAATTCCGAAAAGGGCAAAAAAGAACTTATAAAGCAACTGGCTCTTTTGCCACGTACTAACTACAACCTTTTGCGGTACATGTGTATTTTTCTACATAACGTATCATTACatgaagataaaaataaaatgactgTCCAAAACATCGCTACAGTTTTCGGACCAAATATTATTCGGCCAAACACAGATAGTCCAGCATCGTTGATGCAGTCTACATCACTTAGTCAACAGTTTGTGCATTTAATTATAGAAAAACATAAAGAGATGTTCCCACCGAATGATATGATAGATTTTAATGTAAACACTGCTCCAGCTTTACAGAAATTGGTACCAATTCAACCATACCGTCAAACAAACATTCCCGTAGCGCCTCCACGAAAAAAGAACCCGCCCACAAACGTGCATTTAGACCTCATAAAAGAGGTAAAAGCCAACGAGGATAGCTACAACACTGTCGCTGAAGGTAAATTAATAGATATTGACGATGGACCTGTAGTGAAACGGGAGAAATTCAAAACGAGAAATCCTAGCGTTGATGAAATGTTTTCAGTTACCCAAGAGGTTATTACAAGTGTAGATCAAATGGTAATATCTGCATCATCAAAATCTAATGGTCAGTATGCTAAACCAAATCGTAACAACTCAATTCTTATCGATGATGAAGCATACATACCAAGGTTCTCTTCATACAACGATGCTATTACACCTCATTCAAATGGTATCCCGCCAAATTACGTTCACCCAGTGCCGGAACGGCCACCGAAACCGCCTCAGGAGATAAATGCGAATATTCCGGATGTAGCACCAGTGATTGATCACACCCTGACGTATGAACATCTTCAACAACAGGTAGAGATGTTGAAGATGGAATTAAAGAGACAAAAAGAAGAATATGAGCAGAAAACGACAAAAATGCAAATGAAATATGATGCATTGGAGATAAAATATTTGAATGAG GAATCTGCCAGAAGATCAGCGGATGAACGTAACCGACATCTTCTTCAAAGAGTGAATACATTCTATGCAGAATACGGTCCAAAATGA
- the LOC140051754 gene encoding rho GTPase-activating protein 24-like isoform X2 — MHTSINDNMVFYTKEDKIQLSFAVQRHNMTESRPFNHSSIIHQGWLKKQGGVIKTWQRRFFILVNDHLYYYQREDDQRHLGAIPLKGNKVFKHAHNPDDPNKFLFEISNGEGHTGRLAGNHDTFLLLASTQIDMDKWIQEIQRVMYAKVGRGVFGQSLLDIITNESTTSTKMIPSIVEQCVNYIVENGLLEEGIFRLPGRSSMIKTLQDSFDCGDKPDFDKQHVDIHTVASLLKLYLRELPEPVIPWAHYDDIMNGIKLFLQNSEKGKKELIKQLALLPRTNYNLLRYMCIFLHNVSLHEDKNKMTVQNIATVFGPNIIRPNTDSPASLMQSTSLSQQFVHLIIEKHKEMFPPNDMIDFNVNTAPALQKLVPIQPYRQTNIPVAPPRKKNPPTNVHLDLIKEVKANEDSYNTVAEGKLIDIDDGPVVKREKFKTRNPSVDEMFSVTQEVITSVDQMVISASSKSNGQYAKPNRNNSILIDDEAYIPRFSSYNDAITPHSNGIPPNYVHPVPERPPKPPQEINANIPDVAPVIDHTLTYEHLQQQVEMLKMELKRQKEEYEQKTTKMQMKYDALEIKYLNEESARRSADERNRHLLQRVNTFYAEYGPK, encoded by the exons CTTTCATTTGCAGTACAGAGACACAACATGACTGAAAGTCGCCCATTCAACCATTCAAGCATCATCCACCAGGGCTGGCTTAAGAAACAAGGAGGCGTGATCAAAACATGGCAAAGACGATTCTTTATCCTCGTAAATGATCACCTGTACTACTATCAACGAGAGGATGATCAACGGCATCTTGGAGCCATTCCACTGAAAGGAAACAAGGTCTTTAAACATGCGCATAATCCAGATGATCCCAACAAGTTTCTGTTCGAGATTTCAAACG GTGAGGGACACACCGGAAGGTTAGCGGGTAATCATGACACTTTCTTACTATTGGCGTCTACACAGATTGATATGGACAAATGGATCCAGGAGATACAGAGAGTTATGTATGCAAAAGTTGGCCGAG gTGTGTTTGGCCAAAGTCTACTGGACATTATAACCAATGAAAGTACAACGTCTACCAAGATGATACCATCAATAGTAGAGCAGTGTGTTAATTACATAGTAGAAAATGGACTCCTTGAAGAAGGCATATTCAG GTTGCCAGGTCGGTCAAGCATGATCAAAACACTGCAGGATTCATTTGATTGTGGAGATAAGCCAGATTTTGACAAACAACATGTTGATATACATACAGTCGCATCTCTATTAAAACTGTATCTACGTGAGTTACCGGAACCAGTTATACCGTGGGCACATTATGATGACATCATGAACGGTATTAAACTTTTCCTGCAGAATTCCGAAAAGGGCAAAAAAGAACTTATAAAGCAACTGGCTCTTTTGCCACGTACTAACTACAACCTTTTGCGGTACATGTGTATTTTTCTACATAACGTATCATTACatgaagataaaaataaaatgactgTCCAAAACATCGCTACAGTTTTCGGACCAAATATTATTCGGCCAAACACAGATAGTCCAGCATCGTTGATGCAGTCTACATCACTTAGTCAACAGTTTGTGCATTTAATTATAGAAAAACATAAAGAGATGTTCCCACCGAATGATATGATAGATTTTAATGTAAACACTGCTCCAGCTTTACAGAAATTGGTACCAATTCAACCATACCGTCAAACAAACATTCCCGTAGCGCCTCCACGAAAAAAGAACCCGCCCACAAACGTGCATTTAGACCTCATAAAAGAGGTAAAAGCCAACGAGGATAGCTACAACACTGTCGCTGAAGGTAAATTAATAGATATTGACGATGGACCTGTAGTGAAACGGGAGAAATTCAAAACGAGAAATCCTAGCGTTGATGAAATGTTTTCAGTTACCCAAGAGGTTATTACAAGTGTAGATCAAATGGTAATATCTGCATCATCAAAATCTAATGGTCAGTATGCTAAACCAAATCGTAACAACTCAATTCTTATCGATGATGAAGCATACATACCAAGGTTCTCTTCATACAACGATGCTATTACACCTCATTCAAATGGTATCCCGCCAAATTACGTTCACCCAGTGCCGGAACGGCCACCGAAACCGCCTCAGGAGATAAATGCGAATATTCCGGATGTAGCACCAGTGATTGATCACACCCTGACGTATGAACATCTTCAACAACAGGTAGAGATGTTGAAGATGGAATTAAAGAGACAAAAAGAAGAATATGAGCAGAAAACGACAAAAATGCAAATGAAATATGATGCATTGGAGATAAAATATTTGAATGAG GAATCTGCCAGAAGATCAGCGGATGAACGTAACCGACATCTTCTTCAAAGAGTGAATACATTCTATGCAGAATACGGTCCAAAATGA